AAGGGTAATATTGTGCAGCATTGCCCTATTTCACATAGCCTCTTTGGGAGACAGGCTTACAGGTCTTTGTCTTTTCAGGACTGGTTTAGAGTATAATTACTGCCCCCTTGTTGTCAGAGATGGATTGAATGCAGCTTTAGatctttgtgttgttttttctaGACAACGTCCACTTCCAGCAGGCAGCACAGATTTCTAAAGCACTGGTGAAGGAAGAGGTCGACTTTGAGGCCATGGTGagtatttaacacacacacacacacacacacacacacacacacacacacacacacacacacacacacacacacacacacacacacacacacacacacacacacacacacacacacacacacaaagatatggAATAATGTATCTTCACATGTATGTCATTTCCTGTGTGTTCTACAGTGGTACACCGACAAGGACCACGGCCTGGAGGGGGCAGCCAACGAGCACGTCTACACACAGTTGAGCCACTTCCTGCTGAGATGCTTCGCCTGAGCGCTGAATTAATTACTACAGCAGTGTATTTCAAAGTGCACCAGAAATCAAATAAGGCAATAAACCATAAATCATATGAAACTTAAATCTTGAATTACAAAAAGTGATAAAGTCATAACATGCAGAACAGTCATATGACTGAGGGCCAATATAGTGGGTCAGTTCAATTTAAAAGGGCTTTATGAAGTTGCTTTGTGTAAATGATAATAAATGTAATGGTTTGTTCTAAATGGTTTGATCAAAAGTGATTAATAATCCAAAGATATTgatcatatttttttaaacagtaaacGTCTTTTGGCTTGTACGTTTTGTGGCTTGCCGTCCAGAAATGTATATGTGTTAGAAATTGTCTGTAGGCAAACAAATGCGGGTGTATGGATGAAGGAATATTTTAATTTTCTCAAGTGGAACATTTAGGCATCCACTTGTTTTGCACTAACCATTTTGTAAGTGATACTCAAAGAACCTCATTTATTTATATGACTTCAGTTGTATACATTTTTCTTGTGGTTTGCTATGTGTCTTTGTCATTATGGAATTAAAGAAATAAGTAGTTTCTGATTTAATTGTGTGTCTCTTTTATACTTTTCCTAATTTCGCACTTTATTCAAAATGTGTAACATGGCCATATGGGTTGCGTTTATATAAAATACAGAACGTAAATCCAactagccaatcagaatcgtgcTCATTGGGTTGCGTTACATTTTCTTTGTAGCCTAATGTGTTAGCTAGCTATGATAAATGGGAAGAAGGACACCAAAAATAGTGTATATTTTTAAAGTTTTTGTTGAAAACACAACATAAAACCCAGATACAATCTACACAAAATTATAATTTGATTCTCTAACTTAAATCCAATTCACGTTTGTAAaactcttcatcatcatcatcaacccccCAAAAATAATTTGTTGTCGTTAGCATACGGTGTCCATCGCAGGTAGCGTCTTGATGACACAGTAGCTGTGTATCTGGATGGTATTATTCCCTGGGTGCTTTTATTGGACAGGATAATGTTTGATTTCGACACCTAAGTGACAGCCCATCACACGCATGGCCGCAGGTCCCGGCCCGTGAATCCGGTTAAAGTGTCCTCCAATTGGATCCGGGTCTAATGGGTCGCGACTAACGACCGGGTCGGGGTAGGGGTGCGTATATAAAGGCCACTGGCCATATCTAGACCCTCAGATTCGCTGGAACTATCCCACACATTAATCCGCCAtcccatttttctttcttttgtctttgtctttttcttttcttcccgTTTGGAATTAGTTTTATCCAAGGTGGGTTTTTCTTGTTATCTTTGCATTTTTCACATAGACTGAAAGAAAATGCGTTATTTCTAAAATGTACTTAAATCGCAAAGGATAacttgtgtgcatgtctgcctGTTTTTGCCTAttttatgtaaatgtgtgtttttgtgtgtgtgtgtgtgtgtgtgtgtgtgtgtgtgtgtgtgtgtgtgtgtgtgtgtgtgtgtgtgtgtgtgtgtgtgtgtgtgtgtgtgcgtgtgcgtgcgtgtgtgtgtgtgtggtgtctttatgtatatatgtgtgtgtgtctatgtgtgtgtgtgtctttctgtaaatatgtgtgtgtgtgtgtgtgtgtgtgtgtgtgtgtgtgtgtgtgtgtgtgtgtgtgtgtgtgtgtgtgtgtgtgtgtgtgtgtgtgtgtgtgtgtgtttgtgtgtgtgtgtgtgtgtgtgtgtgtgtgtgtgtgagacagatcATGGCAGTGAAAGGAATCCGCTCCCTGTCCGCCAtcttgttgctgctgctggcagTCCACTATAGCTGGCAGCTGCCCCTGCTCGACTCAAGGTAAGgttgtgacctctgaccttctaACATGGTCCCTTGGTTGACATTGACTAGTGGGTCATGAAGCAGATGCTGTTATCCAAAGACAGTGAGGCTCAGAACAATCAAAGGGATTCAAAGAGTAGCTACCATACAAAActaggtaaaaaaaatatgttgaactaggtttaaaaaatagaaaaaacttGAAAGAGTGCAGCTAGAAAGTTAAATGTTCTTGATCTGAGGacagattcagattttaaatgatATGCTTGCCTCTTATCATATTGATTGTATGGCAGGATAAAGAcaatacatacaaaataatTAACTAAATGAATAGGCATACCGCAAAGTACCAGACCTTCGATCTCAGCAACAAGGTGCAAAATACTAAAATACTTGGACTggcacaaaacaacacaaaacaagacTTTCGGTACGATAAGAAAGCACAGACGCTATTGAGTCAGATACAGGTCATGATAAGCAGCCTTTTCTCACCAATGGAGTGTTCTGTATATCCGAGTAGATAAGATTCAATGGCCATTAATAAGAGATATTCAGTCATATTATGCGTGGACTTGGAGAGGCGGTTTTGGGACTTTGATTATGGCTCTTTTATTAATGTAAaaaattacaattacaaaatGAATCGCTTTCAATTCACTGTGCTCTGAATTCAGATGAAATTTGCtcctttttctatttttggCACGAATTAACAATTCAAGCAACTCCTTGCctacttaaaataaatatataaatatgtaggGGAGATAGTAGCTTATATTCTGGACCTTGAATTCAGCATAAAGCAGGATTTTCTTCTGTGGCCCCTGGAGAATCTCTGCTCTGATAATTGATACAGATATTACGTTTTATTCTTGCCTCTTTGTTGCCCCCTACAGTCCAGAGACAGAAATTACAGAATTGGACGAGTCGAAAGAGAAGCGGCATTCGGACGGGACGTTCTCCAGCGACTACAGTAAATACCTGGAGGACAGGAAGGCACAGGACTTTGTGAAGTGGTTGATGAACAACAAGAGAGGAAGGTTtgtatgaacgtgtgtgtgtgtgtgtgtgtgtgtgtgtgtgtgtgtgtgtgtgtgtgtgtgtgtgtgtgtgtgtgtgtgtgtgtgtgtgtgtgtgtgtgtgtgcgtgtgcgtgtgtgtgcgtgtgtgtgtttgtgtgtgtttcttatcAAAATTGCAGAGACTAAACTAGgttaaatatgtgtgtacaGATGGCGTCTAGAGGAATTGCCTAGGcagaatattaatatttatgttaataataatagttgTGTTTTGTTGCATAAGGATGAGCCCTTTTTGTTTCCTCTTCCACGGAGCCCGCCATTTTGCTCAGCCATGTTTCAACAGACGACTCTAGAGAAGAATTGTTTTAAATGTTCAATCCTAATTTGTTTAATCGTTTAATAATATCTTACTTGTAAGCTATGACCTATAGTTTTACAGACCAAATAACGAAATACAGATGATAAATCTATCAAGGGACCTCATCACCTGTAGCTCGATGACATAATTGTCTTTAAAAACATATAGCTGAATTATAAAGATGAATACAATATCGTATGCGTACGCCTGCGTTTTTTCCGGGTTGTCGGGGGTAAAATGACATTTCTACGATTTTTCTATTTCCCGCCAGTTCCCCGCCGGCGAAGCGTCACGCGGACGGCACGTACACCAGCGATGTCAGCGCCTTCTTGGAAGAGCAGGCCGCCAAGGACTTTGTAGCCTGGCTAAAGAATGGACAAGTCCGAAGAAAGTAGGCCCTTACGCCCCCCACGCACTCTGCCACTACCTACACTGTGCGCTGCCACCAGCGGGGCCACTGCTCTGTACTACCTATGTTTGACCACCAGAtgacgatagagagagagagggggggcgaggagatatcagagacagagagagatgatagTCACCGCTTGCGTTCCTTCTTTTCCGCAGAAAAGTTTTCAGtatttttctttccctttttcccGAAGCCCTGTGCTCATGTTTACTGTGTTTCGTGCTGACAATAAATCAAGATAACCTTCCTTCAGTGTTGATTTGACTAAGCGTAAACATACcaatgtgtgcgtttgtatatgtgggtgtcgtttgtgtgtgtgtgtgtgtgtgtgtgtgtgtgtgtgtgtgtgtgtgtgtgtgtgtgtgtgtgtgtgtgtgtgtgtgtgtgtgtgtgtgtgtgtgtctgtgtgtgtgtgtgtgtgtgtgtatgtgtgtgtgcatacgtatacaattatacatgtgtgtatatgtgtgtgtcgtttgtgtgtgtcttcatacgtataggcctacatttataaatgtaatatgtgtgtgtcgtttgtatgtgtgtgtgtgtgtgtgtgtgtgtgtgtgtgtgtgtgtgtgtgtgtgtgtgtgtgtgtgtgtgtgtgtgtgtgtgtgtgtgtgtgtgtgtgtgtgtgtgtgtgtgtgtgtaaacgtgtatatatgtatgcgtatgtatgtatgtgtcgattgggtgtgtgtgtgtgtgtgtgtgtgtgtgtgtgtgtgtgtgtgtgtgtgtgtgtgtgtgtgtgtgtgtgtgtgtgtgtgtgtgtgtgtgtcggactgtgtgtggttgtgtgtgtgcttatgtacatatgtgtatacatttgtacatgtatgtattgtgtatgtgtttgtggtgggATGATTTGACGTAAATGATCAtatacatgcagacacaaattcactcacacacaatcggtacagatgaatgaatgaatgaacaataAATCTGCCATAATCACATCGATTAATCAATCCTTTCTACTGAAAGACTGCCTGGCTCATCACATCAACTGCTGAGCCTAGTGGACTGGttaatgaggtgtgtgtgtgtatgggggggggagggggggggcgtttcTACCTCATTGGTTTAACACGCCGACGCaaagtgtttaatgtgtgtgtgtgtgtgtgtgtgtgtgtgtgtgtgtgtgtgtgtgtgtgcgtgcccctgtgtgtgtgtgtgtgtgtgtgtgtgtgtgtgtgtgtg
The nucleotide sequence above comes from Gadus chalcogrammus isolate NIFS_2021 chromosome 4, NIFS_Gcha_1.0, whole genome shotgun sequence. Encoded proteins:
- the LOC130381285 gene encoding pro-glucagon-like; this translates as MAVKGIRSLSAILLLLLAVHYSWQLPLLDSSPETEITELDESKEKRHSDGTFSSDYSKYLEDRKAQDFVKWLMNNKRGSSPPAKRHADGTYTSDVSAFLEEQAAKDFVAWLKNGQVRRKSVTEEMDEVVHKRHVDGSFTSDVNKVLDAMAAKEYLHWVMTAKPSGESKKRQAQNWQN